The following are encoded in a window of Bombus vancouverensis nearcticus unplaced genomic scaffold, iyBomVanc1_principal scaffold0029, whole genome shotgun sequence genomic DNA:
- the LOC117164274 gene encoding uncharacterized protein LOC117164274 isoform X3, with protein sequence MDTGSKKEIKEMITKDISNIHNYSLDVKKYINNQLEDTLDYLHGLIAEIPQSVPGPSTTKRPKVLKKEGYRRKETIPENDIINTDNTVTDSAVHDKTENKDVKTGDVLETTIDRTKRKAAIKAAINIKKQQSMSLVTKLRRLTLDDDSNVNRKRGGRPKKKESARSSSDEKNTKGPTKHSKTKKNVLSETISKEDAKQPERIEPLKSSMTTRDSNIKRTFSRSENTKGKYSNIIDDTVIPSARNDIEDPSMCENALEKFTPLMNSTMDINSTYTQKMMDATAIVEPLSPIKSNETEEVQQLNQAIGLTEFEELFAEDEPSREREMSNRNMTKQDIQNEMKKNVPVRRRIEAFEKEKISEKAIVQKLARRSVEKAKKILLAKQKKETQMMTSQLQTVRSTSVLHSKPDDDTSDDEARPRRTIPH encoded by the exons atggatactggatcaaagaaggagattaaagaaatgattaccaaagatatatcgaatatacataattattccttggatgttaaaaaatatattaacaaccagcttgaagacactctggattatttacatggtttaattgctgaaataccacaatcagtccctggcccttcaactacaaagaggccgaaagttttgaagaaagaaggttatcgccgtaaagagactatcccagaaaatgatattatcaatactgacaatacagtaacagattcagcagtacatgataaaacagaaaataaagatgtaaaaactggggatgtgctggaaacaacaattgaccgaacaaaaagaaaggctgcaataaaagctgcaattaatattaaaaagcagcagtcaatgtcacttgttacaaaattacgaaggctaactcttgatgatgacagtaatgtaaat aggaaacgtggaggccgacctaaaaaaaaggaaagtgctagaagtagttcagatgaaaaaaacacaaaaggtcctacaaaacatagtaaaacaaaaaagaatgttttaagcgaaacaatttcaaaagaagatgcaaaacagccagaaaggattgaaccattaaagtcttcaatgacaacaagagatagtaatataaagagaactttttcacggagtgaaaacacgaagggtaaatattctaatattattgatgatacagtaattccatcagcaagaaatgatattgaagatccttcaatgtgcgagaatgcacttgagaaatttactcctcttatgaattccacgatggacatcaattctacttatacgcagaagatgatggacgctaccgcaattgtagaacctttatcaccaataaaatcaaacgaaacg gaggaggttcagcagctgaatcaagctattggactcaccgagttcgaagaattattcgcagaagatgagccatcccgtgaaagggaaatgtctaatagaaacatgacgaaacaggacattcaaaatgaaatgaagaaaaatgtgcccgtaagaaggagaatcgaggcctttgaaaaagaaaaaatttcagaaaaagccattgttcaaaaactggcacgaagatctgtcgaaaaagcaaaaaaaatcttattagcgaaacaaaagaaggagactcagatgatgacatcgcag ctccaaacagtaaggtccacttctgttttgcacagtaaacctgacgacgacacatcggacgatgaagccagaccaaggcgtacaattccacattag
- the LOC117164274 gene encoding uncharacterized protein LOC117164274 isoform X1 codes for MDTGSKKEIKEMITKDISNIHNYSLDVKKYINNQLEDTLDYLHGLIAEIPQSVPGPSTTKRPKVLKKEGYRRKETIPENDIINTDNTVTDSAVHDKTENKDVKTGDVLETTIDRTKRKAAIKAAINIKKQQSMSLVTKLRRLTLDDDSNVNRKRGGRPKKKESARSSSDEKNTKGPTKHSKTKKNVLSETISKEDAKQPERIEPLKSSMTTRDSNIKRTFSRSENTKGKYSNIIDDTVIPSARNDIEDPSMCENALEKFTPLMNSTMDINSTYTQKMMDATAIVEPLSPIKSNETVVINKNLASSIGKNNEPKFTSRSPITLQEEVQQLNQAIGLTEFEELFAEDEPSREREMSNRNMTKQDIQNEMKKNVPVRRRIEAFEKEKISEKAIVQKLARRSVEKAKKILLAKQKKETQMMTSQLQTVRSTSVLHSKPDDDTSDDEARPRRTIPH; via the exons atggatactggatcaaagaaggagattaaagaaatgattaccaaagatatatcgaatatacataattattccttggatgttaaaaaatatattaacaaccagcttgaagacactctggattatttacatggtttaattgctgaaataccacaatcagtccctggcccttcaactacaaagaggccgaaagttttgaagaaagaaggttatcgccgtaaagagactatcccagaaaatgatattatcaatactgacaatacagtaacagattcagcagtacatgataaaacagaaaataaagatgtaaaaactggggatgtgctggaaacaacaattgaccgaacaaaaagaaaggctgcaataaaagctgcaattaatattaaaaagcagcagtcaatgtcacttgttacaaaattacgaaggctaactcttgatgatgacagtaatgtaaat aggaaacgtggaggccgacctaaaaaaaaggaaagtgctagaagtagttcagatgaaaaaaacacaaaaggtcctacaaaacatagtaaaacaaaaaagaatgttttaagcgaaacaatttcaaaagaagatgcaaaacagccagaaaggattgaaccattaaagtcttcaatgacaacaagagatagtaatataaagagaactttttcacggagtgaaaacacgaagggtaaatattctaatattattgatgatacagtaattccatcagcaagaaatgatattgaagatccttcaatgtgcgagaatgcacttgagaaatttactcctcttatgaattccacgatggacatcaattctacttatacgcagaagatgatggacgctaccgcaattgtagaacctttatcaccaataaaatcaaacgaaacggtagtaattaataaaaacttggctagtagtataggaaaaaataatgaacctaaatttacatcacggtcgccaataactctgcaggaggaggttcagcagctgaatcaagctattggactcaccgagttcgaagaattattcgcagaagatgagccatcccgtgaaagggaaatgtctaatagaaacatgacgaaacaggacattcaaaatgaaatgaagaaaaatgtgcccgtaagaaggagaatcgaggcctttgaaaaagaaaaaatttcagaaaaagccattgttcaaaaactggcacgaagatctgtcgaaaaagcaaaaaaaatcttattagcgaaacaaaagaaggagactcagatgatgacatcgcag ctccaaacagtaaggtccacttctgttttgcacagtaaacctgacgacgacacatcggacgatgaagccagaccaaggcgtacaattccacattag
- the LOC117164274 gene encoding uncharacterized protein LOC117164274 isoform X2, with product MDTGSKKEIKEMITKDISNIHNYSLDVKKYINNQLEDTLDYLHGLIAEIPQSVPGPSTTKRPKVLKKEGYRRKETIPENDIINTDNTVTDSAVHDKTENKDVKTGDVLETTIDRTKRKAAIKAAINIKKQQSMSLVTKLRRLTLDDDSNRKRGGRPKKKESARSSSDEKNTKGPTKHSKTKKNVLSETISKEDAKQPERIEPLKSSMTTRDSNIKRTFSRSENTKGKYSNIIDDTVIPSARNDIEDPSMCENALEKFTPLMNSTMDINSTYTQKMMDATAIVEPLSPIKSNETVVINKNLASSIGKNNEPKFTSRSPITLQEEVQQLNQAIGLTEFEELFAEDEPSREREMSNRNMTKQDIQNEMKKNVPVRRRIEAFEKEKISEKAIVQKLARRSVEKAKKILLAKQKKETQMMTSQLQTVRSTSVLHSKPDDDTSDDEARPRRTIPH from the exons atggatactggatcaaagaaggagattaaagaaatgattaccaaagatatatcgaatatacataattattccttggatgttaaaaaatatattaacaaccagcttgaagacactctggattatttacatggtttaattgctgaaataccacaatcagtccctggcccttcaactacaaagaggccgaaagttttgaagaaagaaggttatcgccgtaaagagactatcccagaaaatgatattatcaatactgacaatacagtaacagattcagcagtacatgataaaacagaaaataaagatgtaaaaactggggatgtgctggaaacaacaattgaccgaacaaaaagaaaggctgcaataaaagctgcaattaatattaaaaagcagcagtcaatgtcacttgttacaaaattacgaaggctaactcttgatgatgacagtaat aggaaacgtggaggccgacctaaaaaaaaggaaagtgctagaagtagttcagatgaaaaaaacacaaaaggtcctacaaaacatagtaaaacaaaaaagaatgttttaagcgaaacaatttcaaaagaagatgcaaaacagccagaaaggattgaaccattaaagtcttcaatgacaacaagagatagtaatataaagagaactttttcacggagtgaaaacacgaagggtaaatattctaatattattgatgatacagtaattccatcagcaagaaatgatattgaagatccttcaatgtgcgagaatgcacttgagaaatttactcctcttatgaattccacgatggacatcaattctacttatacgcagaagatgatggacgctaccgcaattgtagaacctttatcaccaataaaatcaaacgaaacggtagtaattaataaaaacttggctagtagtataggaaaaaataatgaacctaaatttacatcacggtcgccaataactctgcaggaggaggttcagcagctgaatcaagctattggactcaccgagttcgaagaattattcgcagaagatgagccatcccgtgaaagggaaatgtctaatagaaacatgacgaaacaggacattcaaaatgaaatgaagaaaaatgtgcccgtaagaaggagaatcgaggcctttgaaaaagaaaaaatttcagaaaaagccattgttcaaaaactggcacgaagatctgtcgaaaaagcaaaaaaaatcttattagcgaaacaaaagaaggagactcagatgatgacatcgcag ctccaaacagtaaggtccacttctgttttgcacagtaaacctgacgacgacacatcggacgatgaagccagaccaaggcgtacaattccacattag